A region of Paenimyroides aestuarii DNA encodes the following proteins:
- a CDS encoding ribonuclease Z, which yields MKVSILGCYSATPRTITNPTSQVLEINNQMYLIDCGEGTQVQLRKHKIKFSRINHIFISHLHGDHFFGLIGLISTFSLLNRPNDLHIYGPKGIKEIILLQIKLSKSYTKYNLFFHELESDKSELIFEDDKVAVHTLPLKHRVYANGFLFKEKPGLRRINIDAATEQKIDVCYFNKLKQGSDLKKEDGTIIKNETVTFDPLPTQTYAFCSDTIYNEALISLIENVDVLYHESTFLEKDIDKCLPTGHSTAIQAATIAKKAGVKNLILGHYSTRYADINLFKQEAETVFQPVLLADDGLVFKF from the coding sequence ATGAAAGTAAGTATTTTAGGTTGCTATTCGGCAACACCGCGCACCATCACAAATCCCACATCACAAGTATTGGAAATCAACAACCAAATGTATTTAATTGATTGCGGAGAAGGAACACAAGTGCAGTTGCGCAAGCACAAAATTAAATTTTCGCGTATCAATCATATCTTTATATCGCATTTGCACGGCGATCATTTTTTTGGATTGATTGGATTAATTTCTACATTTTCACTTCTAAACCGCCCGAACGATTTGCATATTTATGGCCCAAAAGGCATTAAAGAAATTATTTTGTTGCAAATTAAATTAAGCAAATCATACACCAAATACAATCTGTTTTTTCATGAGTTGGAATCCGACAAATCGGAACTGATTTTTGAAGATGATAAGGTCGCAGTACACACGCTTCCTTTAAAACACCGCGTATATGCTAATGGATTTTTGTTTAAAGAAAAACCAGGTTTGCGCCGTATAAATATCGATGCCGCTACTGAGCAAAAAATTGATGTTTGCTATTTTAACAAGCTAAAACAAGGCAGTGATTTAAAAAAAGAAGACGGTACAATTATTAAAAATGAAACTGTAACTTTTGATCCACTGCCCACCCAAACCTACGCATTTTGCTCGGATACTATTTATAATGAAGCACTGATTTCGTTGATTGAAAATGTGGATGTGCTGTATCACGAAAGTACTTTTTTAGAAAAAGATATCGACAAGTGTTTGCCAACGGGGCATTCCACCGCCATTCAGGCAGCCACTATTGCAAAAAAAGCGGGTGTTAAAAACTTGATTTTAGGACATTATTCCACACGATATGCCGATATTAATTTGTTTAAACAAGAAGCCGAAACGGTTTTTCAACCCGTGCTACTAGCAGATGATGGATTGGTTTTTAAATTTTAA
- a CDS encoding ribonuclease Z, whose protein sequence is MKVKEKNNIVVFKKSSEDFADFAEKIMDQPNVFKGKNIIIDLEEIALRPSEIIPFEPLAVLQKKQKKSFVIVADIDFDEVSEEIIVVPTLQEGFDIIEMEEIERDLGF, encoded by the coding sequence ATGAAAGTAAAAGAGAAAAATAACATTGTTGTATTTAAAAAAAGCAGCGAAGATTTTGCTGATTTTGCTGAAAAAATCATGGATCAACCCAATGTTTTCAAAGGCAAAAACATCATTATCGATTTAGAAGAAATAGCATTGCGACCGTCTGAAATTATTCCTTTTGAACCATTGGCAGTACTTCAAAAAAAACAAAAAAAATCGTTTGTAATTGTAGCCGATATTGATTTTGATGAAGTTTCAGAAGAGATAATTGTTGTTCCAACACTTCAGGAAGGTTTCGATATCATCGAAATGGAAGAAATTGAAAGAGATTTGGGGTTCTAA
- a CDS encoding aspartate carbamoyltransferase catalytic subunit, with the protein MKELSVNHLLGIKYINKNDIELIFETADQFKEVINRPIKKVPSLRDITIANIFFENSTRTKLSFELAQKRLSADVISFSAAQSSVKKGETLIDTVNNILSMKVDMVVMRHSNPGAAHFLSRNVKASIVNAGDGAHEHPTQALLDSFSIRERLGEVGGKKVVIVGDILHSRVALSNIFALQMQGAEVMVCGPKTLMPRYITDLGVKYEPNLRKALEWCDVANMLRVQNERLDVNYFPSTREYAQQYGVDKVLLDSLDKEIVIMHPGPINRGVEITSDVADSQQSVILDQVENGVAIRMAVIYLLASKIK; encoded by the coding sequence ATGAAAGAATTAAGCGTTAACCATTTATTAGGTATAAAATACATCAATAAAAATGATATTGAATTAATCTTTGAAACTGCCGATCAGTTCAAAGAAGTTATCAACCGTCCCATAAAAAAAGTACCTTCGTTACGCGATATCACCATTGCCAATATTTTCTTTGAAAACAGCACGCGAACCAAATTGTCATTTGAACTGGCACAAAAGCGTTTGTCTGCAGATGTGATTAGTTTTTCGGCAGCACAATCTTCTGTAAAAAAAGGCGAAACTTTGATTGATACCGTAAACAATATCCTTTCCATGAAAGTAGATATGGTGGTGATGCGCCACAGCAATCCGGGAGCAGCCCACTTTTTGTCGCGCAATGTAAAAGCCAGTATCGTAAACGCAGGCGATGGTGCACACGAGCATCCCACACAAGCTTTGCTAGATAGTTTTTCAATTAGAGAACGTTTGGGAGAAGTAGGCGGAAAAAAAGTAGTTATTGTGGGCGATATATTGCACTCTCGCGTAGCCTTATCAAACATTTTTGCACTCCAAATGCAGGGAGCAGAAGTAATGGTATGCGGCCCGAAAACATTGATGCCGCGATACATTACCGATTTGGGAGTGAAATACGAACCTAACTTGCGAAAAGCATTGGAATGGTGCGATGTTGCCAATATGCTCCGTGTACAAAACGAGCGTTTGGATGTGAATTATTTTCCATCAACCCGCGAATATGCACAGCAATATGGTGTGGACAAAGTATTGTTGGATTCTTTGGATAAAGAAATTGTAATTATGCACCCCGGCCCGATCAACAGAGGCGTTGAAATTACTTCTGATGTAGCCGATTCGCAACAGTCTGTAATTTTGGATCAAGTGGAAAATGGTGTAGCAATTCGTATGGCAGTGATTTATTTACTTGCATCTAAAATAAAATAA
- the pyrR gene encoding bifunctional pyr operon transcriptional regulator/uracil phosphoribosyltransferase PyrR, whose product MSSKILLTSQEVDIILHRLACQLIEKHNDFSNTVLIGIQPRGKFLAQRIAHILSAHYGIAAIQLGFLDITFFRDDFRRSNKPLEANKTQIDFLVENKNVVFIDDVLYTGRSIRAALTAIQSFGRPSEIELLVLIDRRFSRHLPIQPDYRGRQVDAFNNEKVKVQWKDEDATADEVYLLSNPV is encoded by the coding sequence ATGAGTTCAAAAATACTGTTAACTTCGCAAGAGGTTGATATCATCTTACATCGTTTAGCGTGCCAATTAATTGAAAAACACAACGATTTTTCGAATACCGTTTTAATAGGCATTCAACCGCGTGGAAAATTTTTAGCACAGCGTATTGCGCATATTCTTTCGGCTCATTACGGAATTGCAGCTATTCAGTTAGGGTTTTTAGATATTACTTTTTTTAGAGATGATTTCCGCCGAAGCAACAAACCATTAGAAGCCAACAAAACACAAATCGACTTTTTGGTGGAAAATAAAAACGTAGTTTTTATAGATGATGTGCTTTACACTGGCAGAAGTATTCGTGCGGCTTTAACAGCCATTCAATCGTTTGGAAGACCAAGTGAAATTGAGCTTTTGGTATTGATAGACCGTCGTTTCAGCAGGCATTTACCCATTCAACCCGATTACCGAGGCAGACAAGTAGATGCTTTTAACAATGAAAAAGTGAAAGTGCAATGGAAAGACGAAGATGCCACTGCCGATGAAGTATATCTTTTATCAAATCCCGTATAA
- a CDS encoding DNA primase, which translates to MKRIIVDYAKLTNEILTLLVDKFPDGYDDADVIQFTNAKGELIEAVEVRTEDTIYLVKVSTKLQDRIENFEEEEELPAVDSINVKDLDIDEDEEESKPKKASKKKADKRKNDDDEDEDYDSDDDDFDDDDDFDDDDDFDDEEE; encoded by the coding sequence ATGAAACGAATAATTGTTGATTACGCAAAATTAACAAACGAAATTTTAACCCTGTTAGTTGATAAATTTCCTGACGGATACGACGATGCAGACGTTATTCAGTTTACCAATGCAAAAGGCGAATTAATTGAAGCTGTTGAGGTGCGTACAGAAGATACCATATACTTAGTGAAAGTAAGTACAAAACTGCAAGACCGAATTGAAAACTTTGAAGAAGAAGAGGAGTTGCCAGCCGTTGATTCTATCAATGTGAAAGATTTAGACATAGACGAAGACGAAGAAGAGAGTAAGCCTAAAAAAGCATCAAAGAAAAAAGCCGACAAGCGCAAAAACGACGACGACGAGGACGAAGATTATGACTCAGACGATGATGATTTTGACGATGACGACGACTTCGATGACGACGACGATTTTGACGATGAAGAAGAGTAA
- a CDS encoding deoxyhypusine synthase family protein, with product MKGPISQFIEHNYRHFNAAALVDAAKGYEQHLLEGGKMLISLGGAMSTAELGVSLAEMIRQDKVHIISCTGANLEEDVMNLVAHSHYKRIPNWRDLTPEQERELLDTHFNRVTDTCIPEEEAFRRLQQHLEDVWHAAEAKGERYLPHEFLYQVVNSGVLEQYYEIDPKDSWIVAAAEKNLPIVCPGWEDSTTGNIFAANVIKGNLQASTVKSGIEYMIYLTEWYRANSAGKGVGFFQIAGGISGDFPICVVPMMYQDLEWEDVPFWSYFCQISDSTTSYGSYSGAVPNEKITWGKLDIDTPKFMIESDATIVAPLVFAYILGQ from the coding sequence ATGAAAGGACCCATTTCGCAATTTATCGAACATAATTACCGTCATTTCAATGCTGCAGCTTTGGTTGATGCCGCAAAAGGTTATGAACAACATTTATTAGAAGGCGGTAAAATGCTTATTTCTTTAGGCGGTGCCATGTCAACAGCTGAATTAGGCGTTTCGTTGGCAGAAATGATTCGTCAGGATAAAGTACATATTATTTCGTGTACAGGTGCCAATTTAGAAGAAGATGTGATGAATTTGGTGGCACATTCGCACTATAAAAGAATACCTAATTGGAGAGATTTAACACCGGAACAAGAACGCGAATTGTTAGACACGCATTTTAACCGTGTTACAGATACCTGTATTCCTGAAGAAGAAGCTTTTCGCCGTTTGCAACAACATTTAGAAGATGTTTGGCATGCTGCAGAAGCAAAAGGAGAACGCTATTTACCACATGAATTTTTGTATCAAGTTGTGAATTCTGGCGTGTTGGAACAATATTATGAGATCGATCCAAAAGATTCATGGATTGTTGCAGCAGCAGAGAAAAATTTACCAATTGTTTGTCCGGGTTGGGAAGATTCTACCACAGGAAACATCTTTGCAGCAAACGTGATCAAAGGAAATTTACAAGCATCGACTGTAAAATCGGGTATTGAATACATGATTTATTTAACAGAGTGGTACCGTGCCAATTCAGCAGGAAAAGGCGTTGGGTTTTTCCAAATTGCAGGCGGAATTTCAGGTGACTTCCCAATTTGTGTGGTTCCAATGATGTATCAAGATTTAGAATGGGAAGATGTACCTTTCTGGTCGTATTTCTGTCAGATTTCCGATTCTACCACTTCTTACGGTTCTTATTCAGGTGCCGTTCCAAATGAGAAAATTACTTGGGGTAAACTAGACATTGATACACCAAAATTTATGATCGAATCAGATGCAACAATCGTGGCACCACTTGTATTTGCTTATATATTAGGACAATAA
- a CDS encoding type III PLP-dependent enzyme domain-containing protein, whose translation MNTKYFDLINQTFYFPQEEFTLNKDHLMFHNIDLMKLVEQYGTPLKFTYLPQISNNINKAKGWFRKAMEKHKYEGNYYYCYCTKSSHFEYVMNEAFKNDIHVETSSAFDINIVENLLANGKINKKTIVICNGFKRDQYVENIARLINGGHKNTIPIIDNYEELDLLQERIKGKFQIGIRIASEEEPKFEFYTSRLGIGYKNILPFYRKTVAENTNVELKMLHFFINTGIRDTAYYWNELGKCLKVYTSLKKECPSLTGLNIGGGFPIKNSLNFDYDYAYMVDEIINQIKMACEEADVDMPNIFTEFGSFTVGESGGAIYKVLYQKQQNDREKWNMIDSSFITTLPDTWAINKRFIMLAVNRWNDSYERVLLGGLTCDSDDYYNSEQNWNAIYLPKFNKEKPLYIGFFNTGAYQETIGGQGGIHHCLIPQPKHILIDRDENGILATEVFSEQQTADDVLKILGYNK comes from the coding sequence ATGAATACTAAATATTTCGACTTAATAAACCAAACTTTTTATTTTCCGCAAGAAGAGTTTACATTAAATAAAGACCATTTAATGTTCCACAATATCGATTTAATGAAATTGGTAGAACAATACGGAACACCTTTAAAATTCACATACCTTCCGCAAATTTCAAACAACATCAACAAAGCAAAAGGTTGGTTTAGAAAAGCAATGGAAAAACACAAGTACGAAGGCAATTACTACTATTGCTATTGTACTAAAAGTTCGCATTTTGAATATGTAATGAACGAAGCTTTTAAAAATGATATCCATGTGGAAACATCATCGGCTTTTGACATTAATATTGTAGAGAATTTATTGGCAAATGGCAAAATCAACAAAAAAACGATTGTAATTTGCAACGGTTTCAAGCGCGACCAATACGTGGAGAATATTGCACGATTGATAAACGGCGGCCACAAAAACACCATTCCGATTATTGATAATTACGAAGAATTGGATTTGTTGCAAGAACGCATAAAAGGAAAATTTCAAATCGGAATCCGCATTGCATCAGAAGAAGAGCCTAAATTCGAGTTTTACACCTCGCGTTTGGGAATTGGTTACAAAAATATTCTTCCTTTCTACAGAAAAACCGTAGCCGAGAATACGAATGTAGAGCTTAAAATGCTGCATTTTTTTATCAATACCGGCATTCGCGACACCGCCTATTATTGGAACGAATTAGGAAAATGTTTAAAAGTGTACACCAGCCTTAAAAAAGAATGTCCATCGTTAACAGGATTAAACATTGGCGGCGGTTTCCCGATTAAAAACTCGTTGAATTTTGATTACGATTATGCTTATATGGTTGATGAAATCATTAATCAAATAAAAATGGCGTGTGAGGAAGCCGATGTGGACATGCCGAATATTTTTACCGAATTTGGTTCGTTTACAGTAGGTGAATCGGGTGGAGCCATTTATAAAGTGTTGTATCAAAAACAACAAAACGACCGAGAGAAGTGGAACATGATCGATTCGTCTTTCATCACTACTTTACCCGACACTTGGGCAATTAACAAACGCTTCATCATGTTGGCTGTTAACCGCTGGAATGATTCTTATGAACGCGTTCTTTTAGGTGGATTAACCTGTGATTCAGATGATTATTACAATTCAGAACAAAACTGGAATGCGATATATCTGCCTAAATTCAACAAAGAAAAACCTTTATACATTGGCTTTTTCAATACGGGTGCCTATCAAGAAACCATTGGCGGGCAAGGAGGCATTCACCACTGTTTGATTCCGCAACCCAAACACATATTGATAGACCGCGATGAAAACGGCATTCTGGCAACCGAAGTTTTTTCGGAACAGCAAACCGCAGACGATGTTTTAAAAATATTAGGTTATAATAAATAA
- the aroB gene encoding 3-dehydroquinate synthase: MHIQASNYPVFFGTDYYARLSQFIGEKKYSKVVLLVDENTAKYCLNTVLQWLAIDVSFEIIEIEAGEENKTIETCNAVWETLVEMNIDRKALLINVGGGMVCDLGGFVAATYKRGIDFVNIPTSLLAMVDASVGTKTGVNLGGLKNMVGSFSQPQMVLIDAAFLETLPGNQMRSGLAEMYKHGLIADASYWNQLKNLSELTTEDLLLLIYHSVSIKNEIVLQDPFEKNVRKLLNFGHTLGHVIETYSHSGKGIAPLLHGEAIAVGMILEAFISYKKNLLTKKIYAEIKETLTLMFESVVFTKNDIEICCNLLIHDKKNENGNIQFTLLNEIGSGVINETVETAMIYDAFNDYLTN, translated from the coding sequence ATGCACATACAAGCATCTAATTATCCTGTTTTTTTTGGAACCGACTACTACGCAAGGCTGTCGCAGTTTATTGGCGAAAAAAAATACAGTAAAGTGGTACTGTTAGTTGATGAAAACACGGCGAAATATTGTTTGAATACCGTATTGCAATGGTTGGCGATTGATGTATCCTTTGAAATTATTGAGATAGAAGCAGGCGAAGAGAACAAAACCATTGAAACCTGTAATGCTGTTTGGGAAACTCTGGTGGAGATGAACATAGACAGAAAAGCACTTCTTATAAATGTTGGCGGCGGAATGGTGTGTGATTTGGGCGGATTTGTTGCGGCAACCTATAAAAGAGGAATCGATTTTGTGAACATACCAACAAGTTTACTGGCAATGGTTGATGCTTCGGTTGGTACAAAAACCGGGGTGAATTTAGGCGGATTAAAAAACATGGTGGGCAGTTTTTCACAACCGCAAATGGTTTTGATTGATGCCGCTTTTTTGGAAACGTTGCCGGGAAACCAAATGCGTTCGGGTTTGGCAGAAATGTATAAGCATGGATTAATTGCCGATGCATCTTATTGGAACCAACTGAAAAATTTGAGTGAATTAACCACCGAAGATTTGTTATTGCTAATCTACCATTCGGTTTCGATTAAAAATGAGATTGTTTTGCAAGATCCTTTTGAAAAAAACGTTCGGAAACTGCTTAATTTTGGGCACACTTTAGGTCATGTAATTGAAACTTATAGTCATTCCGGAAAAGGAATTGCTCCTTTGCTACACGGCGAAGCAATTGCTGTGGGAATGATTTTAGAGGCTTTTATTTCGTATAAAAAGAACTTGTTAACAAAAAAAATATACGCAGAAATAAAAGAAACTTTAACTTTGATGTTTGAAAGTGTTGTTTTTACCAAAAATGATATAGAAATTTGCTGCAATTTACTGATACACGACAAGAAGAACGAAAACGGCAATATACAGTTTACGCTCTTAAACGAAATTGGGAGCGGCGTTATTAATGAAACGGTTGAAACTGCTATGATTTATGATGCTTTCAACGATTATTTAACAAATTAG
- a CDS encoding proline dehydrogenase family protein: protein MEKIFDNTAVAFALKNNTELNKAYYLFKLISSNTLVKLGTSLTNFAISTNLPVKGLIKSTVFDHFCGGVTEEDCLKVVDKMYTKGVSSVLDYSVEGKETEQQFDHALQMTLKTIEFAKERAAIPFAVFKPTGVGRFFLFEKKGENKAFTDAEQQEWNRVVERFDLICRTAYEKDVLLLIDAEESWMQDAADDLVLDMMRTYNKEKCIVFNTAQTYRWDRFDFVKNTHAVGLREGFHVGFKVVRGAYMEKERARAEEKGYPSPICATKAQTDATFNKTMTYIAENLENKMALFAGTHNEESSYLLMDLMTQNNIPHTDKRVWFGQLYGMSDNISYNLSNHNYNVAKYLPFGPVYDVVPYLIRRANENTSVAGQTNRELDLLDKELKRRRSK from the coding sequence ATGGAAAAGATATTTGATAATACCGCGGTTGCTTTTGCATTAAAAAACAATACCGAATTAAATAAGGCCTATTATTTATTCAAATTAATCAGCAGCAACACCTTGGTAAAATTGGGTACTTCGTTGACCAATTTCGCCATTTCTACCAATCTGCCTGTGAAAGGGTTGATAAAATCTACTGTTTTTGATCATTTTTGTGGCGGTGTTACCGAAGAAGATTGTTTAAAGGTGGTTGATAAAATGTACACCAAAGGCGTATCGTCGGTTTTAGATTATTCTGTGGAAGGAAAAGAAACCGAACAGCAGTTTGACCATGCATTGCAAATGACTCTGAAAACCATTGAATTTGCCAAAGAACGAGCAGCCATTCCATTTGCGGTTTTTAAACCAACTGGTGTGGGTCGTTTTTTTCTATTTGAAAAAAAGGGCGAAAACAAAGCTTTTACCGATGCCGAACAGCAAGAATGGAACCGAGTGGTTGAACGTTTTGACTTGATTTGCCGAACAGCTTATGAAAAAGATGTTTTGTTGCTGATAGATGCGGAAGAAAGCTGGATGCAAGACGCTGCCGATGATTTGGTTTTGGATATGATGCGCACATACAACAAAGAAAAATGCATTGTTTTTAACACGGCACAAACCTATCGTTGGGACCGTTTTGATTTTGTTAAAAACACACATGCTGTTGGTCTTCGTGAAGGTTTTCATGTGGGTTTTAAAGTAGTTCGTGGTGCGTATATGGAAAAAGAACGTGCACGTGCAGAAGAAAAGGGATATCCATCGCCTATTTGTGCTACCAAAGCACAAACCGATGCTACTTTTAACAAAACCATGACTTATATTGCTGAGAATTTAGAGAATAAAATGGCATTGTTTGCTGGTACTCACAATGAAGAAAGCAGCTATTTATTGATGGATTTAATGACCCAAAACAACATTCCACATACAGACAAACGTGTATGGTTTGGACAGTTGTACGGCATGAGTGACAATATCAGCTATAATCTTTCCAATCACAATTACAATGTGGCGAAATACTTGCCTTTTGGACCAGTATATGATGTGGTGCCGTATTTAATTCGCCGTGCCAACGAAAACACATCGGTAGCCGGACAAACCAATCGCGAGTTGGATTTGCTGGATAAAGAACTGAAACGAAGAAGATCGAAGTAA
- a CDS encoding ATP-binding protein: MEALFQSYTRLLNSVETKHYRYLYHQIDWSNRLIGIKGARGTGKTTLLLQHIVENFSDKSKALYVSLDNIWFAQNTLLDLVDYFQAHGGTHLFLDEVHRYPNWSVELKNIYDSYPDLYVVFTGSSILEIYRSNADLSRRAVTYHLQGLSFREFLNFENNLNLKPFALEDILQNHQNIAGEIIAKIKVLPEFKKYLEYGYYPFYKEGIKVYPLRLQNVVNTILENDLPAVENIEYVTVHKIKKMLMIVASLVPFSPNVAKLSAEIETNRANAVRYLDYLQKAGLTINLMSSKKGMSLMNKPDKMYLDNTNLQYALAISGVNEGNLRETFFANQMNGLHQMSASKQGDFLVNDKYLFEVGGAGKSFKQIKNIKNSFIVVDKTETGFGNKIPLWLFGLMY, from the coding sequence ATGGAAGCACTATTTCAAAGTTATACACGTTTGCTGAATTCGGTAGAAACGAAGCACTACCGCTATTTGTATCATCAAATTGATTGGAGCAATCGTTTGATTGGTATCAAAGGCGCAAGAGGAACAGGTAAAACAACTTTATTGTTACAGCATATTGTCGAGAATTTTTCGGATAAAAGTAAAGCGCTTTATGTTAGTTTGGATAATATTTGGTTTGCTCAAAACACGCTTTTAGATTTGGTAGATTATTTTCAGGCACACGGAGGCACGCATTTGTTTTTGGATGAAGTGCACCGCTATCCCAACTGGTCTGTTGAACTCAAAAATATTTATGACAGTTATCCCGATTTGTATGTGGTTTTTACCGGTTCGTCTATATTGGAAATCTACCGTTCTAATGCCGACCTTTCCCGAAGAGCCGTGACGTATCATTTGCAAGGATTATCGTTTCGAGAGTTTCTAAATTTTGAAAACAACCTCAATTTAAAACCATTTGCATTGGAAGATATTTTGCAAAACCATCAAAATATTGCAGGAGAGATAATCGCTAAAATCAAAGTGTTGCCCGAGTTTAAAAAATACCTCGAATATGGTTATTATCCGTTTTACAAAGAGGGGATAAAAGTATATCCGTTACGATTGCAAAATGTGGTCAATACCATTTTGGAAAATGATTTGCCAGCAGTAGAAAATATTGAATATGTTACCGTGCACAAAATAAAAAAAATGCTGATGATTGTGGCTTCGTTAGTGCCTTTTTCTCCGAATGTTGCCAAGCTCAGTGCTGAGATAGAAACCAACAGAGCCAATGCGGTTCGCTACCTGGATTATTTACAAAAGGCAGGACTAACGATCAATTTGATGTCTTCTAAAAAGGGAATGAGTTTGATGAATAAACCTGATAAAATGTACCTTGATAATACCAATTTGCAATATGCGTTAGCTATTTCTGGTGTAAATGAAGGCAATTTGAGAGAAACATTTTTTGCAAATCAAATGAATGGATTGCATCAAATGAGTGCTTCAAAACAAGGCGATTTTTTGGTGAATGATAAATACCTATTTGAAGTGGGAGGAGCAGGGAAAAGCTTTAAACAGATAAAAAATATTAAAAACAGTTTTATTGTAGTGGATAAGACAGAAACGGGATTTGGAAACAAGATCCCACTTTGGCTTTTCGGATTGATGTATTGA
- a CDS encoding ATP-binding protein, translated as MDALLEYSSRLIAEANTDFRRYLYEQINWQNRLVGLIGPRGVGKTTLVLQHIKNNLNIHQTLYVTAEDFYFAKNRLTDLANNFVKLGGKNLFIDEIHKYPDWSKELKLIYDYHKDLKVVFTGSSVLDIKKGSADLSRRAVVYNMQGLSFREYLALFHQIKVPKFTLDEIVNHQVDVPQIPHPLPLFADYLKKGYYPFAIEDDYDLKLQQVVNQSLEIDIPVYADMNISTGRKLKQLLAIVAESVPFKPNMSKIAAMLNISRNNIADYLLYMEEAGMVAQLRDETSGIRSLGKLNKVYLDNTNLVYSLAKENQNIGNVRETFFLNQTKINHPIVSSTLADFKIDTMDFEVGGKNKGLKQIKNAEKGFIVKDGIERGFLNTIPLWHFGLMY; from the coding sequence ATGGATGCTTTATTAGAATATTCTAGTCGGTTGATTGCTGAAGCAAATACCGATTTTAGGCGTTATTTATATGAGCAGATTAACTGGCAAAACAGATTGGTTGGGCTGATTGGTCCTCGGGGTGTTGGCAAAACTACCTTGGTTTTGCAGCACATCAAAAATAATCTCAACATTCATCAGACATTGTATGTTACTGCTGAAGACTTTTATTTTGCCAAAAATCGCTTAACAGATCTGGCGAATAATTTTGTTAAATTGGGCGGTAAAAATTTATTCATAGACGAAATACACAAATATCCCGATTGGTCTAAAGAGCTTAAATTAATTTATGATTACCATAAAGACTTAAAAGTAGTTTTTACGGGTTCTTCTGTGCTTGATATAAAAAAAGGCAGTGCTGATCTTAGCCGTAGAGCAGTAGTTTACAACATGCAAGGATTGTCTTTTCGGGAGTATTTAGCGCTATTTCATCAAATAAAAGTTCCAAAATTTACTTTGGATGAAATCGTAAATCATCAAGTTGATGTGCCACAAATACCACATCCGTTGCCTTTGTTCGCTGATTATTTGAAAAAGGGGTATTACCCTTTTGCTATCGAAGACGACTATGATTTGAAATTACAGCAAGTTGTCAATCAAAGCCTAGAAATAGACATTCCGGTATATGCCGATATGAATATTTCAACAGGTAGAAAATTGAAACAACTCTTGGCAATTGTAGCAGAAAGTGTTCCGTTTAAACCTAACATGAGTAAAATTGCTGCGATGCTAAACATTAGCCGAAACAATATTGCCGACTACCTTCTTTATATGGAAGAAGCCGGAATGGTAGCGCAGTTGAGAGATGAAACAAGCGGAATTCGTAGTTTAGGAAAGTTAAACAAAGTCTATTTAGACAATACCAATTTGGTTTATAGTTTAGCCAAAGAAAACCAAAATATCGGAAACGTTAGAGAAACATTTTTTCTTAATCAAACAAAAATAAATCACCCAATAGTTTCTTCCACATTAGCAGACTTTAAAATTGATACAATGGATTTTGAAGTCGGCGGAAAAAACAAAGGTTTAAAACAAATTAAAAATGCCGAAAAAGGTTTTATCGTCAAAGACGGCATCGAAAGAGGTTTTTTAAACACCATTCCCTTATGGCACTTTGGGCTGATGTATTGA